A portion of the Pseudoalteromonas galatheae genome contains these proteins:
- a CDS encoding TonB family protein — protein MRNNLISGLIFSFFLSMSWLTKADLYDATLAYQNEEFTHAFSEFNRLAQLGNADAMYNLGVMYLYGQGTQQSAANAFAWFSLAKEFGIAEAFQTAQLVLQQSDDQSGLKDFVTLQKNRLADTYLLDSTLARLKQPNIISTPSKTHDVLPDYPDEAVRQGIEGWVWLEFDIDQSGKAINIEVVDSYPKHIFTASLLNAVEKWRYTGPKQAHTLIYHFATYKGEQYRETLAIQKKAYEKQLKQNIDAAERGVAQVQYYIANWLSMKDYNAYQLLRYHWRSEEPQNELYLAAAKNGLDLAQYRLATQLINVGEHRLSVLWLEHAAQTMDIAKYRLARSLLTNEEQQDTPRALKVLTEASNNGHLRSTLLLANTYLTRLKDKTQAKTWLRHGLTIDPEHPELLLLSAKLTDNQIEAKKLASQALKSASQRNWSSKAIRSFQQKLAN, from the coding sequence ATGCGCAACAATCTCATTTCTGGGCTTATTTTTTCATTTTTTCTAAGCATGAGCTGGCTGACAAAAGCCGATCTTTACGATGCTACCCTCGCCTATCAGAATGAAGAGTTCACGCATGCATTTTCTGAATTCAATCGCCTAGCTCAATTAGGTAATGCAGACGCCATGTATAATCTTGGGGTGATGTATTTGTACGGTCAAGGAACCCAGCAAAGTGCCGCAAATGCCTTTGCTTGGTTTTCATTGGCTAAAGAATTCGGTATTGCAGAAGCCTTTCAAACTGCGCAACTCGTTTTGCAGCAGTCCGATGACCAGAGTGGTCTAAAGGATTTCGTAACACTTCAAAAAAACCGTTTGGCAGATACCTACTTACTTGACTCAACGCTTGCCCGACTCAAACAACCCAATATCATTTCTACGCCGAGTAAAACTCACGATGTATTGCCTGACTACCCTGATGAGGCCGTACGACAAGGAATTGAGGGCTGGGTTTGGTTAGAGTTTGATATCGACCAAAGCGGTAAGGCAATCAATATTGAGGTCGTAGATAGCTACCCCAAGCATATATTCACCGCTAGCCTGTTAAATGCGGTAGAGAAGTGGCGATATACGGGTCCAAAGCAAGCACACACCTTGATTTACCATTTTGCGACGTATAAAGGCGAGCAATACCGCGAAACCTTAGCCATTCAAAAAAAGGCCTACGAAAAACAGCTTAAGCAGAATATCGATGCGGCAGAGCGTGGTGTGGCGCAAGTACAATACTATATTGCTAACTGGTTGAGTATGAAAGATTACAACGCGTATCAGCTACTGCGCTATCACTGGCGATCTGAAGAGCCACAAAATGAATTATATTTAGCCGCAGCCAAAAATGGCTTGGACTTGGCACAATATCGCTTAGCGACTCAGCTTATCAATGTGGGAGAACATCGACTTAGTGTACTTTGGCTAGAACATGCAGCACAAACCATGGATATCGCAAAATATCGCTTAGCAAGATCACTGCTCACAAACGAAGAGCAGCAAGATACTCCACGTGCGCTAAAAGTACTTACCGAGGCCTCGAATAATGGCCATTTGCGCTCCACACTTTTATTAGCAAACACTTATCTAACTCGTCTCAAGGACAAAACTCAGGCCAAAACTTGGCTGCGTCATGGTCTCACCATCGATCCCGAACACCCTGAACTGCTGCTACTGTCTGCCAAGCTTACAGACAATCAGATAGAAGCCAAAAAGCTTGCCTCACAAGCATTGAAGTCGGCATCACAGCGAAATTGGAGTAGTAAAGCAATACGCTCATTCCA
- a CDS encoding TonB-dependent receptor, which yields MFRNNKKKLAVLISQSLLGSVLFAPGLALAEESNNQKAAKDGDVEVIQVRGIRGSVVQSLNTKRYSDAIVDAVTAEDIGKFPDQNVAESLQRITGVSITRSFGEGERVSIRGTGESQNRTLLNGQAVGSADWWTNSAASRGFNYTMLPSEIISGLEVYKSPEADIDEGSIGGTVIVRTRKPLDLEANKIAGSIIAQHSEVSGETDPQLSAMYNFKTDDESFGALLSVVRQERNLRRDGIEAWSWTYRDITLEDGTVVDNVYSPGGGGSAMFSQQRVRTGINLALQYRPSENMDIVFNALDSTLEADNENQNFLWLPGYGGSQYTDITVIDHPVVGKMAVGGTLGLSPDGNNILDETKVRNSELKTKSYDLKVEHQGQLWESSYHLGYTEGSGGSQADRSVGWEGNYIHSFDASQEEDVKTSYTADPNDGDKWNLGFLRYDSNDAKDDETYFQADFKRPIDVAIFSQIKVGFKYRDHSRFNTKHTTDNRTDLNWSLADYSKAMPSDYLSGIGSSGTTRSYAITDSDKIRQEGDALGWNYRVLKASTFDINEKITAGYIKANLDADGLRGNLGVRLVNTKQTSSAFAGESGAEVWTTEEKDYFDILPSINLAIDLDDDLLMRFSAARVMSRPDYADMTASTSYNLETQTGTGGNPDIDPYRATQFDTGIEWYFSDAGLFSAVFFYKDIQSFIESQPALETHEGKEVLISRPVNGKAGRIQGLEVGYQQELYEGFGVAANYTYVDGEAKGDEGNDITIPGNSEHTVNLSSYYENEFISARISYNFRTGYDTGRDWPGYIDDYGQVDANLTYNYNENVAFILEAINLTDEHTFSYQEKGVEQALTGVYADGRRFSAGVRFNF from the coding sequence ATGTTTCGCAATAATAAGAAAAAACTGGCTGTATTAATCAGCCAATCTTTGCTCGGCTCGGTACTTTTTGCACCGGGTCTAGCACTCGCTGAAGAAAGCAATAATCAAAAAGCAGCTAAAGATGGTGACGTTGAAGTTATTCAAGTCAGAGGGATCCGTGGTAGCGTTGTTCAATCACTCAATACAAAAAGATACTCTGACGCCATTGTCGATGCAGTAACAGCCGAGGACATTGGCAAATTTCCAGATCAAAACGTTGCCGAATCACTACAACGAATTACTGGTGTTTCAATCACCCGTAGTTTTGGTGAAGGTGAACGCGTTAGTATTCGAGGCACAGGTGAAAGCCAAAACCGGACCTTATTGAATGGTCAAGCCGTCGGCTCAGCGGATTGGTGGACCAACTCAGCGGCGAGCCGTGGTTTTAACTATACGATGTTACCCTCTGAAATCATTTCTGGGCTTGAAGTTTACAAATCACCCGAAGCCGATATTGACGAAGGCTCTATTGGTGGAACCGTGATTGTGAGAACTCGTAAGCCGCTTGATTTAGAAGCAAATAAGATTGCAGGTTCAATTATCGCACAGCACAGCGAAGTATCAGGTGAAACCGACCCGCAACTTTCTGCTATGTACAACTTTAAGACCGATGATGAGTCTTTTGGCGCCTTACTTTCCGTTGTGCGCCAAGAGCGTAACTTACGCCGTGATGGTATTGAAGCATGGTCTTGGACCTATCGTGATATCACACTTGAAGACGGTACCGTCGTCGACAATGTCTACAGCCCTGGCGGTGGTGGCTCAGCTATGTTCTCACAGCAGCGCGTGCGCACGGGTATAAACCTCGCCTTGCAATATCGTCCAAGTGAAAATATGGACATTGTATTCAATGCGTTAGACTCTACGCTTGAAGCCGATAATGAAAACCAAAACTTCCTCTGGTTACCCGGTTACGGCGGCTCACAATACACTGACATTACCGTTATCGACCACCCCGTAGTTGGAAAGATGGCCGTCGGCGGTACACTTGGATTATCTCCAGATGGGAATAACATTCTGGATGAGACCAAAGTACGTAACTCTGAGCTCAAAACCAAATCGTACGACTTAAAAGTTGAGCATCAAGGGCAACTTTGGGAATCTTCATATCACTTAGGTTACACAGAAGGTTCGGGGGGTTCACAAGCGGATCGCTCCGTTGGTTGGGAAGGTAACTATATTCACAGCTTTGATGCGTCACAAGAGGAAGACGTAAAGACCAGTTACACTGCCGATCCAAACGATGGTGATAAATGGAATTTAGGCTTTTTACGCTATGACAGCAATGACGCGAAAGATGATGAAACTTACTTTCAAGCCGATTTTAAGCGTCCAATTGATGTTGCTATCTTCAGCCAGATAAAAGTCGGCTTTAAATACCGTGATCACAGTCGTTTTAATACTAAGCACACAACGGACAATCGTACCGACTTAAACTGGAGTCTAGCTGACTACTCTAAAGCCATGCCATCTGATTACCTATCAGGCATAGGCTCATCGGGCACAACGCGCAGCTATGCAATTACTGATTCAGATAAAATACGCCAAGAAGGTGATGCGCTGGGTTGGAATTACCGAGTGTTGAAGGCCAGTACTTTCGATATCAATGAAAAAATTACCGCAGGCTACATTAAAGCGAACCTGGATGCAGATGGCCTACGCGGTAATTTAGGTGTAAGACTTGTAAATACCAAGCAAACCTCATCCGCGTTTGCAGGTGAGTCCGGTGCTGAGGTATGGACAACGGAAGAAAAGGACTACTTCGACATTCTTCCGAGCATTAACTTGGCGATTGACTTAGATGACGATTTATTAATGCGTTTTTCTGCCGCACGAGTTATGTCTCGCCCAGATTACGCCGATATGACGGCATCAACTTCATACAACCTAGAAACACAAACTGGCACTGGTGGTAATCCTGACATCGACCCATATCGAGCGACGCAGTTTGATACCGGTATCGAGTGGTACTTTAGTGACGCAGGTCTGTTTTCTGCGGTATTTTTCTACAAAGACATTCAGTCGTTTATTGAGAGCCAACCAGCACTTGAAACTCACGAAGGTAAAGAAGTGCTGATCAGCCGTCCTGTTAATGGTAAAGCGGGCCGTATTCAAGGTCTAGAAGTGGGTTATCAACAAGAACTATACGAAGGTTTTGGCGTTGCTGCTAACTATACCTATGTAGATGGTGAAGCCAAAGGTGATGAAGGTAACGACATCACCATCCCTGGCAACTCTGAGCATACTGTTAACTTGAGTTCTTATTATGAAAACGAATTCATTAGTGCCCGTATCTCATACAACTTCAGAACAGGGTATGATACAGGTCGCGACTGGCCAGGATACATTGACGATTATGGTCAAGTAGATGCCAACCTCACCTATAACTACAATGAGAATGTGGCATTTATTCTTGAGGCCATCAACTTGACGGATGAACATACATTTAGCTATCAGGAAAAGGGAGTTGAGCAAGCACTAACAGGTGTCTATGCCGATGGAAGGCGCTTTAGCGCGGGGGTTAGATTTAACTTCTAA